A section of the Pithys albifrons albifrons isolate INPA30051 chromosome 4, PitAlb_v1, whole genome shotgun sequence genome encodes:
- the HEY1 gene encoding hairy/enhancer-of-split related with YRPW motif protein 1, with protein MGETGAGRGAGRALGALLPRPAARRLPDGRPRPAASVPVPAVGAMKRAHAEYSSSDSEELDEAVEVEKESADENGNLSSAAGSMSPSTTSQILARKRRRGIIEKRRRDRINNSLSELRRLVPSAFEKQGSAKLEKAEILQMTVDHLKMLHTAGGKGYFDAHALAMDYRSLGFRECLAEVARYLSIIEGLDASDPLRVRLVSHLNNYASQREAASSAHTAIGHIPWGSAFGHHPHIPHPLLLSQNGHGNTSNAASSTEPHHQTRIAAPHAETSSLRVPPNGSVGPVLPVVTSTTKLSPPLLSSMASLSAFPFSFGSFHLLSPNVLSPSTPTQAATLSKPYRPWGTEIGAF; from the exons ATGGGGGAGACGGGCGCCGGGCGAGGCGCCGGACGCGCGCTGGGAGCGCTCCTCCCgcgccccgccgcccgccgccttCCCGACGGCCGCCCTCGCCCCGCCGCCTCCGTCCCCGTCCCCGCCGTCGGGGCCATGAAGCGGGCGCACGCCGAGTACAGCTCGTCGGACAGTGAGGAGCTGGACGAGGCCGTCGAGGTGGAGAAGGAGAGTGCAGACGAGAATGG GAACCTGAGCTCGGCCGCGGGCTCCATGTCTCCCTCCACCACCTCGCAGATCCTGGCCAGGAAAAGGCGCCGAGGG ATCATCGAGAAGCGCCGCCGCGATCGCATCAACAACAGCCTGTCCGAACTGAGGAGGCTGGTGCCCAGCGCCTTTGAGAAGCAG GGATCAGCCAAGCTGGAAAAAGCAGAGATTCTGCAGATGACTGTCGATCACCTGAAAATGCTGCATacagcaggagggaaag gttATTTTGATGCTCATGCTTTGGCTATGGACTATCGGAGTCTAGGGTTTCGAGAATGCCTTGCTGAAGTTGCTCGATACCTGAGTATCATAGAGGGTCTGGATGCCTCTGATCCTTTGCGAGTTCGACTTGTTTCTCATCTCAATAACTACGCGTCTCAACGGGAAGCAGCAAGTAGCGCACACACTGCCATTGGACACATTCCTTGGGGCAGCGCCTTTGGACATCACCCTCACATACCTCACCCGTTGCTGCTGTCTCAAAATGGGCATGGTAATACCAGTAATGCAGCATCTTCTACAGAACCACATCACCAGACCAGAATTGCTGCCCCACATGCTGAAACTTCCTCACTCAGAGTGCCCCCAAATGGCAGCGTTGGACCAGTGCTCCCTGTGGTGACATCTACTACCAAACTATCTCCTCCACTTCTCTCCTCCATGGCATCTCTGTCTGCGTTCCCCTTTTCGTTTGGTTCCTTTCATCTGCTGTCCCCCAACGTGCTGAGCCCGTCTACGCCAACTCAGGCAGCAACCCTTAGCAAACCATACAGACCCTGGGGAACTGAAATCGGTGCCTTCTAA